The Deltaproteobacteria bacterium sequence TCGGGGAACACGGCGCGGATCTTCATACGGGCGTCAGGGTGACCGGCCTGGCGACCGAGCGGGGACGGATCAGCGGCGTACAGACAGAGCAGGGGGACTATCCGGCTAAAGCCGTGGTTTTGGCTACAGGCGGCGCCGCCTTCCCCCAGACCGGATCGTCCGGTGACGGTTACCGGATGGTGACTCCACTGGGACATACCATCGTAAAGGTGCGTCCGTCCCTGGTGCCTCTCGTTGTGCAGGAAATCGATCTGGCCTCATCCATGCAGGGTGTAAGCCTCAGGCATGTGCGGATGACCGCCTTTGCCTGCCCGGCCGAAAAGATCGATATCGGGCAGGTTCCCCCTTACGATGTCGGGCGTGGTCTGAAAGGCAGGAAGTCATCGACGCCGATTCTGGAAAGTCGTCAGGGAGAGATGATGCTGACGCACTTTGGTATGGGCGGACCGATCACCCTTTTGATGAGCCTGTCAGTGGTCGATGCGCTGGAAAAAGGTCCCGTCAGCGTATCCATCGATTTGAAACCCGGTCTTTCTTTTAGACAGCTCCATGAAAGGTTGCAGCGGGATTTCAGCCGCCACGGGAAACGCAGCTTCCGGCGGATTATGGAGGGTCTTGTGCCCCGCAAAATGGTGGAACCCCTTGTCGGGCTTTCGGGTGTGGACGCCGGTCGGCCGGCCAACCAGATCTCTGCCGCGGAGCGGGAGAAAATGGTTATGACGCTGAAGTCCTTGCGATTCAATATCGCCAAACCGCTCCCCCTGTCCCGGGCCGTCGTTACGGCCGGGGGCGTTTCGCTCAGGGAAATCGATCCGAGAACGATGGCGTCCCTGAAGATGCCTGGTCTTTATTTCTGTGGCGAGGTGATGGATATCGATGCGGATACAGGGGGCTACAATTTGCAGGCCGCCTTTTCAACGGGCTGGCTGGCTGGCGAGTCGGCGGCCCGATTCGTGCGGTCTCATTGAGAATGCCTGATGAGGGACAATGTACGGGAAGGCGAAGTGGAAAGCCTCGTGTTTTCGTCAACAGGCATCATGACGGGGTCAAATCATATTTTTCAAGGATGGTCCGTACGGCGGCCCGGTCATATTTCCCCGTTGCAGTGACCGGAATTTTATCGACCACCACAAGACGCCGCGGCATGGCATAGGGTTCAACGAGAGCGGCCATGCTGTGCCGCAGAACAGCGGGATCGGCATCCGTCACGACCAGGGCGACCAAACCCACCCGGCCTCCACCGGCGTAGGCCCCCCCGGTCACCAGGGCGTCGTGCACACCGTCTAGGGTCATCATTTTTTCTCGGATTTCCGCCAGGTCAACCCTTTTCCCGCCGATTTTAATCACGTCATCGGCCCGTCCCCGGAGGAGAAAACGTCCGTCCCCCCCTTCTTCGGCGCGGTCCGAGGTGACGAAAAATCCCGCCTCATTGCGGGGCAAGGACGGCGAGATGAAGGGAGACAGGACCTGGATCCGCCCCTCCGCAACCCGCCAGGTCACCGGTTCAAGGGCGTTCCAGGCATCACCGTCGATTCCCCGGCACCGGATGGCAACGCCCCCCGTTTCCGTGGAACCGTAGATTTCATGGATGTCCAGGCTCACCTTCTCACGGAAATAAT is a genomic window containing:
- a CDS encoding NAD(P)/FAD-dependent oxidoreductase, giving the protein MVRTVRREKQYDVVVIGAGAGGMMAAGRAAEAGAGVLLLEKMDRPGKKIRLTGKKRCNLSNVQDLKGFVAMFGENGPFLYRALHEFPRESLLSLLRDHGLETKVERGGRIFPVTDNAGDVLRVLRQYVGEHGADLHTGVRVTGLATERGRISGVQTEQGDYPAKAVVLATGGAAFPQTGSSGDGYRMVTPLGHTIVKVRPSLVPLVVQEIDLASSMQGVSLRHVRMTAFACPAEKIDIGQVPPYDVGRGLKGRKSSTPILESRQGEMMLTHFGMGGPITLLMSLSVVDALEKGPVSVSIDLKPGLSFRQLHERLQRDFSRHGKRSFRRIMEGLVPRKMVEPLVGLSGVDAGRPANQISAAEREKMVMTLKSLRFNIAKPLPLSRAVVTAGGVSLREIDPRTMASLKMPGLYFCGEVMDIDADTGGYNLQAAFSTGWLAGESAARFVRSH